The stretch of DNA GGTTGTAATGTAGGTGATATCAGCCCTATAGCGGGGTGGCAAACGGCAATCGAGCGCGAGAAAGACCAAAACTCCAAATAATTTTCAACGCGGCGAGAATCCACTGGCTGCTTGGGAATGCTCGCACGTTGTCTCAAATCATGCCTGTCCATTTTAGAGTTTAAATATAAATCTATGAGATTTAATTTATGGTATTTCAgtctatttatttaatcaaaaataaattctcatacttaaaccctaaaaattgggttaaAAATCCTTAAACCCAGAAAAGAAGTATTTAGTTAGGCTGGcattataaaattcaaaagtaaACACTTAAAATCTGAAGGAAGCTAAAATCTTACTAAGATACGTCATATCTCGTAGCAtgagttaaaaaaagaaaagtcaATGGTGCTTTCAAAAGGAGTTGGGTTGAGCTTTGATCCGAGGCAGAATGGGTGAGTTGAATGCTTCTCCGCCGCTAAAAGTCATTGAGTCCACtggaaaatgaaaattgaaaatagGCATTTTAATTGGCTAATCAAACATTTCCAGAGTGTTGTTGTAGCGGTGACGAAGAAATGTCGGAAGGCAGTGAAGGGTCCACACGCATTTCAACAACTGTTAAAAAGCGAGGGTCAGTCTCAGATGTAAAGTTGTCTAAAGCAACCCTTTTTAATTGGAAATCCTTTCCAAAAGGAATCCCAGTTCCTCCTTTGACCACAAGAATGATAcaattgcatgctaaatatataaaagaagacTTCAAATCATTAACAAATAAGATTCAAAAGGAAGGGTTTGAAGAATACACTTCGTTTATGGTAAATCTAAACCACAAACTATACACTGAAAGTTTGGGGTAGTATATGTGCGATCCTGCGTTCCGCCTCATTTCACTATCTAATCCATCAATTTGAATTAGgttaaaaacatatattattttaattaaatgcatttTGGCTCAATTTCGTTCAACTCTTTTCataaaaatgtattattttaattataatctacaaatactaatataaaattttaatatattgttatttttaattagtaaaatgaattaccaaaataatttatgagataattttattatttaagatatgagatgattttttttgtttttttacgaTAAATTGTATTTGTAAAGTTTATTTATTAGAgttttatatttggaatttttgAATTGTTTGTGAATAtttcttatatacatatattaattttttctaaaaatatcaataaatttgAAATGATATATCAAAATTGTTGAAGGTAGTAGGGTCTTAGATCCTCAACAAAAGGTATTGTCTCACTCGGGTAGTTTTGTCTCTCATACTTCAGGGAGAGCCTCATGGATTTTAGGGAAGTTAATGTAAATACAACTTGCAAACTCACAAAAAAGGTGTTAGTATTGTTAGAAGTATTAATTATGCAAAGTACGCTTGTAAGGGATCGAACAATCAACCAATGTCTTATATGTCTTATCTTAAAATAGCCTAGCCAAGCGGTAGTGTCCTTACCCTTTAAGACACTTAAGGGGTTGGGATTAAAGCCCCACCAAGGTCGAAATGATATGTCCACTTTTGCAACACTAGGTATCTTAGATTTATCTCTTATTTTAGTGTTCAATATAATTATCAAATGTCAACAGGTCTCATATAAAACAATTTAGAGTTACTTTGatattgcttttgaaaaataaaatgttcattctagACATGATGttgtaaagtaaaaaatatatagttaaataatgttcaaattcgtgaatataatgatattttagtaaaaatataaaaagattaatttattataactaattatatgaaatataaatttaaatatttttgagcaattaataataataatttataagatttaatttgaatatataaaaatgacATTTAAACTTAAGctaatctaattaaatattaGAATATAACCATCataaattcaatttatataatgttctatatatcaaatattacataaaagatattatattataaataagtgcctttttaaattataatatttacgtTTAAACTCAAAAGCCCTTTATTtatgcaaagaaaagaaacagaaagaAACTATGGAATTAGGTATAGATTTAGACAAAATTGATCAATGCATGTGTACCGGCTAAAGGGAAATGGGAGGGGGCCACGCCATTTATGAATGTCTGGTTTTATTTCATTTCCACCGACCACCGTCTTCCCCACCCAAACCTTAACGTGTCAAACATTCTGCTTTCTCATtctaactaatatttttataataagtcCTAAAAAAAGGAATTAAGAAATTAATAAACTTATATCAACAACACCAACTGTCATAATGCAAAAATAATTACGATAATCACATGGAAATTACACTCTATGGTGTCTTTCAAACGCAAGAAatgaagttaattattttaagccACACACAAAATTCATACAAGTATAGGTAGCATAAATACTTTGAGACATGATGTTTTACACCTTCAACCATTCCAGGCAAGGGCACAATCCCCAGCAAAACCTAGCCGGATAGTAATCCTTCAGGTACACCTCCCGGCTGTATCCAACTATGTAGAAGCTGAAAGATTGACGATGATGACGCATGGTGACACGGGTCACTGGGACCACTGAGATTGTATGTCTCTCACATATGACCCTGGCAGTTGGAGGTACAGATGCCCTGTCTGCAATAACATCCGAAGAAAATGTGTTGAGGAAGAAAGAGTCGGCAAAATAGGCTGGGGTGCACTGGTATGCCTGAGTGTTGCATAACTGAACTCCTTTGGCCCTATGGAAAATCTCATCTGGAACCGATGCTGCTCCACTTGTCGCACTCACTTTTCGAGTTGAAAGTGTCTTCCTATCAAATAATTCAAGGGTCTATTTATAGAAAGCAAATGCAATTCATCTACATACATCCTGGTTTCACAGATCATAACACTAAAATATCCCTCCAGATTGAGTTTCACTGATCATCTAAATCAGACTCAGTGGACAGAAAATATTTCCAACAATAGTATCTTAGAAGTAGTGCCGGCGTATAACTATACAGCCAACATAGATAAGCATGCTTACCATTTAACAACAGCAATTTTGCGAGTCAACAGAGAACCGCTTCCATTGCATGTCTTGCATTTAAGTAAGCCACGAGATCCACAAGTTGCACAAGGTATCTTCCCCTTTCCATCACATTTTGTACATCTGCAGAGATATAATCAACCATCGGTGAAAAAAATGGATCATGTAAAGAACTCATACCTCAACAATATATGTTCGgaagaaaagaaattaacaagAAACCAAATATCAAACTAATGTTTACAAAGTTCAATATGGGATCATTAGGCAAAAGTTTCAAACTTAGAACACCCAGATAGCAAATTAGGAAGGATAATTACACGCAAATATGGTTCCTTGAAAGAATGCATAGTTGTGAAGTACTAGCTCAACCATATTAGTCATATGTTGGAACCAGTAACCAACTATATTGGATAATAAATATAGGTTTTGTAGAATTAAATAAAGTAGAAACTGCTCACATGGTGTCTGATCCGTCTCTGTGAGCAATTAATCCCCTTCCATAGCAAGCAGGGCACTGGGACATCTGATTTTCCTTGTAAAATCCAGGTTCTTGGTCTGCATTGCATGTAGCACATGGAATATCTCCTCGTCCTGCACAATCTGCAGATTTTTctttatacattaaatcaaagctAAGCACTACTGACCATGAAGGCAGGAATCATATAGGAAATGTGTAACTAATAAAGCACAAAGCATTAATATAACAGGAAAGAGACATATGAAGGAACTAAAGGATCATCAAAGTCGCAAATAACTTTGtgtttataaaaatttaagattttaaatcCTTCAGTTTTAACCCCAAAGACATCAAATGTTTAAGCAGTATTACCTGAACATTTCTCAATGGTCTCACTATTAGGAATCTTGACTCGGGTTTCTTTGTATGGCACAAAGAGAACAGGGAATTGTGATCTTAAATCCAATTCCCAAATGCCAAGTTCAGGTGTATTAtcctttccatcaattttaccACCAAGGTAAGGTTCTGTTTCTCTTATCACTTCCCTTTCTTCTAAGAAAGTTTCAAGAGTTCCCACATAAACATTGCAATCCTCAACA from Gossypium hirsutum isolate 1008001.06 chromosome D04, Gossypium_hirsutum_v2.1, whole genome shotgun sequence encodes:
- the LOC107899030 gene encoding protein SSUH2 homolog isoform X1, which encodes MEQPLLSEEKRSEIDENERLSSYQYVGRTGSVIPTASLAGTDVSIEEIRSATSFSTPYPPSIHAPLISSPEPLPNEQAIPHQSPYAADYGAYSNDFQRQLLDEVEIRELLIDHIGHRCCWGSHPARTWKIHAVEDCNVYVGTLETFLEEREVIRETEPYLGGKIDGKDNTPELGIWELDLRSQFPVLFVPYKETRVKIPNSETIEKCSDCAGRGDIPCATCNADQEPGFYKENQMSQCPACYGRGLIAHRDGSDTICTKCDGKGKIPCATCGSRGLLKCKTCNGSGSLLTRKIAVVKWKTLSTRKVSATSGAASVPDEIFHRAKGVQLCNTQAYQCTPAYFADSFFLNTFSSDVIADRASVPPTARVICERHTISVVPVTRVTMRHHRQSFSFYIVGYSREVYLKDYYPARFCWGLCPCLEWLKV
- the LOC107899030 gene encoding protein SSUH2 homolog isoform X2 encodes the protein MEQPLLSEKRSEIDENERLSSYQYVGRTGSVIPTASLAGTDVSIEEIRSATSFSTPYPPSIHAPLISSPEPLPNEQAIPHQSPYAADYGAYSNDFQRQLLDEVEIRELLIDHIGHRCCWGSHPARTWKIHAVEDCNVYVGTLETFLEEREVIRETEPYLGGKIDGKDNTPELGIWELDLRSQFPVLFVPYKETRVKIPNSETIEKCSDCAGRGDIPCATCNADQEPGFYKENQMSQCPACYGRGLIAHRDGSDTICTKCDGKGKIPCATCGSRGLLKCKTCNGSGSLLTRKIAVVKWKTLSTRKVSATSGAASVPDEIFHRAKGVQLCNTQAYQCTPAYFADSFFLNTFSSDVIADRASVPPTARVICERHTISVVPVTRVTMRHHRQSFSFYIVGYSREVYLKDYYPARFCWGLCPCLEWLKV